From Paenibacillus polymyxa, the proteins below share one genomic window:
- a CDS encoding YktB family protein — MTFSGFTAKDFDVFEIPGLEPRMEVLIQQVRPKLEAIGEELAPFLTDLCGEPMHVHVAKHARRKVNPPIDTWVAWAANKRGYKALPHFEVGMFASHIFVIFAVIYESPNKITFAQALETNLSDVRSNIPGHFYWSMDHMAPQGTEQQQMDTEEFQTIINKLQQVKKAEVMCGLRIDRNDPLASDGAALLQTVRSTFEHLLPLYRMSFPKE; from the coding sequence ATGACATTTAGTGGATTTACTGCAAAGGACTTTGATGTTTTTGAGATACCAGGATTGGAACCTCGCATGGAGGTGCTGATTCAACAGGTTCGGCCCAAGTTGGAGGCGATTGGCGAGGAGTTAGCCCCCTTCCTGACGGACTTATGCGGGGAGCCTATGCACGTTCACGTTGCCAAGCATGCACGACGCAAGGTCAACCCCCCGATCGATACATGGGTAGCCTGGGCGGCAAATAAACGCGGGTATAAGGCGTTGCCGCATTTTGAGGTAGGTATGTTCGCTTCCCATATATTCGTCATATTCGCAGTCATTTATGAAAGTCCGAATAAAATCACATTTGCCCAGGCGCTTGAAACCAACCTCAGCGATGTGCGATCTAACATACCAGGTCACTTTTACTGGTCCATGGATCATATGGCTCCACAAGGTACAGAACAGCAGCAAATGGACACTGAAGAGTTTCAAACCATCATTAACAAGCTGCAGCAGGTGAAAAAAGCCGAGGTCATGTGCGGGCTCCGCATTGATCGTAATGATCCTCTCGCTAGTGACGGAGCTGCGCTACTGCAGACAGTGCGTTCCACTT